In Leptodactylus fuscus isolate aLepFus1 chromosome 9, aLepFus1.hap2, whole genome shotgun sequence, the genomic window ttgtagtttcacagcagctggagagccaaaggttgctgatGCCTGTCCTACTGCGATGCACAATGAGCGGTGTGAGCTCCGCAGAGCATTGTATCAAACCCATCAGGTAACCTAACAACAAAAGTGCAGGCACACACCTAACTACCTGGTCCTGATCCCCGGCTTATTTCCTAGCTGCACCTTTATGTCCCTTTAAACCTGTAAATTCTTCGACCCTGCTCACATACACCATACACCACCCTGCATATACAGAAGAGTAATgacttaggacaggtcattacTTGCAGGTCAGGAGTCCATAGGTCGGAtataactgtaacaaaccctcagctgtattAGATTTCAGTCTTCAAATGTAAGTAATAGTGttaccattcactgacagcaagcggagatccTGAGAGCGACAAGCAAATGAAATAAGGATATTTGGAGCCCATATTCtgcttaaaggggcactccagcCTGCAGCAGTTATGTCCTATCCTGATCCTTTGTTCCTCCTGCTGTAAGACGCTGCCAGGAGTAATGTGACCGTAGCGCAGGTCCAGCATGCTTCTTACCACTGAATACAAAGTCTAATTCATTGACTATGTGACTATTGCTGCAGTCCAGAATGTCCCTTTAAGACAGCAATGCCCCTTTAAGAGGAGCAGTCTCCTCCTTCCTTTGTGTTTATTGCATTTCTATCTACTTAATGATCAGCATCTTCTTCTTCAGGAGTGTCGCCACCTGCTGGTGACTGTCGGTGCTCCCGGCTTCTGCCACCTGTAGTGGGGTCTTCTTCAGGCTGTTGGTGGTCTGTAGATTTGCTTTTTGTCCCTGGGTCCAGCCCGCCAGGGTCTGCACAGCGCTCAGGTGCCCGGCCCTACAGGCGCAGTGCAGTGGGGTGTCTCGGTTATTATCCAGGGGGTCTATGGCCGCCCCGTTGGTTAGCAGCAGGTTGATGATGTCACTATGTCCATGCTCGGCCGCCAGGTGCAGGGGCGTCTTCCTCCAGACATTTTTGTCTTCCAGGTTCTTGTTTTTTCCAGCTTTCAGCAAGGCTTTGACAATGTCTGTGTTGCCGGAGATGGCGGCGTAATGGATGGGGGTGCAGCCGTCCATGTCCTTGGCACCATACCTGGCCTGGCTACCGAGCAAGGCCGCCACTACCTCGGTGTATCCCCCCGCTGCTGCCAGGTGGAGCGGGGTCTTCTTATCCTTGTTTGTCACATTGGGGTCTGCCTTCTTACTGAGGAGTAACTGCACCAGAGCCAGACTCCCTCCTTCTGCCGCCATATGCAGCGGCGTCCGCGACTGCTTGTCCTTGGCATTGACATTGGCGTTGTGCTCTATGAGATTCTGGGCGACATCCACATTATTCCTCTGACTGGCAAGGTGCAGAGGGGTCAGCGCTTCCTTGGTGACGGCGTTCACATTGGCACCAGCTGTAAGTAATAGGTCACTCAGGTCCGCTCGGTTATGGTAGGCCGCCACGTGAAGCGCCGTTTGCTCACCCGGACCCGTAATGTTAACGTTAATCCCTTTCCGGAGCAGCAGATTTGTGGTGGAAACATCTCCCCCCTGAACAGCCAGGTGCAAAGCCGTGTTCAGATTTGGTGTGCGGTCCTCGATACGCGCCCCTTTCTCGATAAGCGCCTGTGCCGCCTCTGACTTGCCCAGCTCGGCCGCCAGCAATAGAGGTGTATACTCCATGTCATTCCTGGCATTCACGTCCGTGCCTTTGTCGATCAGAGCCCTGATTATTCCAAAGAGGTTCAACTGGACGGCTTTAAACATGGCGGAGACCATGGTGTCAGGGGAGAGCCCCTTGGAGTATTCTAGGAGGAGCCCAAAAATGTATTCGTTATTGGTATTGAAGGCCATATCGATAATACTGGAGTCAATACTAGCACCGGCCTCTAGTAACACCTTGACGGTCGCTTCGTGCCCCCCGGACACGGCGTGGTATAAGGCGGTGTGCTTCTTCTCATCCATACTGTCCACATTGGCTCCATTCTTCAGAAGCATCTCCACCAGGCGACTATTGTCCTTGGAAGCTTCCTGGTGCAAGAAGTTGGATCTGTTTTTGTAGCGTTTGTCTTCTTCTTGGAGGAAGAGTTGCAGCAGTTGGTGGTGATTGTTCTGAGCTGCTAAGTGTAGCGGAGATTGGGAGTCGCTGTCCAGGGAATACATGTTGGCTCCAGCTCGGAGTAAAACCCTTGCCGCCTCCGTGTGACCATTCTCAGCCGCTCGGTGCAGCGGCGTCCTCCGTTTTTTATCTTTGGCGTCTACTTTGGCCCCTTTCGAAAGCAAGAATTCGATGACAGGGACGTGTCCATTAGAAGCGGCCACATGTAACAGAGTCTCTCCAGAAGAATTGACAGCATTGACATTAGATCCCTTGAGAATGGACTCCAACAAGGAGAGGTCACCCTTCATGACGGCATCAAAGACCCCAACAGATGCCTGAACCTTCTGCCTCGGAGTCTCCGATTGAGGGCTCTTCTTCTCCTTGACTTGGACACTCGGCTTTGGTGTCTCTTTTTTAACTTTCTTGGGCAAAGTCTCTTTACGGGGAAGT contains:
- the LOC142218196 gene encoding CARD- and ANK-domain containing inflammasome adapter protein-like codes for the protein MCAASSVLFPPITPQGQYTNPYAIEVLKTKKDELIEGIKNPEELINLLIDHGIFSSDKKMVMSYYRTRTEKNSRLVDILLSKGERACRLFFYPCLKQIEPNLYNSVKSYVNYVNDSVRDGRRQLVGYLLERDKEDNQEPIKEPPEKLPRKETLPKKVKKETPKPSVQVKEKKSPQSETPRQKVQASVGVFDAVMKGDLSLLESILKGSNVNAVNSSGETLLHVAASNGHVPVIEFLLSKGAKVDAKDKKRRTPLHRAAENGHTEAARVLLRAGANMYSLDSDSQSPLHLAAQNNHHQLLQLFLQEEDKRYKNRSNFLHQEASKDNSRLVEMLLKNGANVDSMDEKKHTALYHAVSGGHEATVKVLLEAGASIDSSIIDMAFNTNNEYIFGLLLEYSKGLSPDTMVSAMFKAVQLNLFGIIRALIDKGTDVNARNDMEYTPLLLAAELGKSEAAQALIEKGARIEDRTPNLNTALHLAVQGGDVSTTNLLLRKGINVNITGPGEQTALHVAAYHNRADLSDLLLTAGANVNAVTKEALTPLHLASQRNNVDVAQNLIEHNANVNAKDKQSRTPLHMAAEGGSLALVQLLLSKKADPNVTNKDKKTPLHLAAAGGYTEVVAALLGSQARYGAKDMDGCTPIHYAAISGNTDIVKALLKAGKNKNLEDKNVWRKTPLHLAAEHGHSDIINLLLTNGAAIDPLDNNRDTPLHCACRAGHLSAVQTLAGWTQGQKANLQTTNSLKKTPLQVAEAGSTDSHQQVATLLKKKMLIIK